TGCCGGCGACCTGAAAAAAATCGTTCCGTCTCGAATCCTCTTGCGTGCGTTCGCGGCAGAACGAAATCCCTCCCCTGCCCTGCATCCTTTTGATTTCGTTATCAATGACCGTTTTCCCGGGTGAATGATGAGCAACGCAAAAGAAAATTCCAATCGGGAAATCCTGAATTTTGGGTAGGCATTTCCTCCAATCCTGAAAATATTCATCCGATGCCAATCGCAGCAATCGTCAGACCGGATCAAGCGCCATGTCGATCAGGTTTCCCGAGCGGCATAGGGAATTCCTTACAAGTCATTTCGCAAATCCCACACGAATATCAAGATTCCCTGATATTCCCGCCCCTACTTATTGCCTATCCTTGCCGCTAGCAAGTGCTCAAAGGCGATGTCGCACACACCAGTTATGCGGCAGATAAAGAGAGTAACGATCTGGCTCATTTTTAGGGGGGCTCATGCCGCATCCACTGTTAGTAAACTTTCTTTTGCTTGCTCTGAATTCCAGCAATCAATCCCGACTCCATCATGCGTAAGGCCACCTTCATCTCTGTCAGCCATCTCGCTGAAAAAGAGTTCTTGCGCTATGAACTCCTCATGCAGATAGCAAATGAAAAGACGGTATTCCACTGGATTCCATCCGATATCCAATATGCATCGGTGGCATTGCTTGATCATTCCATTTTCAATTCACACAAAGCGCTGCCTCCCAACTGCATTTGTATCTGGATCTCTGACTCCCAAGACCGTCCATCGGGTAAAGGCAACATAACCCTACCGCTGGATTTTCGTCTGCAGGATCTGATAAACGCACTTGACCGAGCGGCTTTACGGATACTGGACATGACGGCTGAGAGAATTGTGTCGCCCGACACGACCGATTTGGTCTCTCAAAGAACTTATCGGATCTCCAGGTGGATCGACCTGAGGGACGATTTGTCCCCTATTCGCTTTCAGAAAATCCTTGCGGTAATGACGAAGCAATCAGTCAACTGGCATTGGCTCCTTACATACGGCGCCCTGACAGAACGTGAAGCATGTGCGTTTCTTGATGAACTGAGAAAGAAAGAAATATTGATTGAAGGAGGCAAAACGCCGATCGCTCCAGAACCTGTGCGGCCGGTTTGCCTTGAACAAAAGGAGCGCGGCGTAGGATTGTTTGTCAAAAAAATCAATCAATGGTTGGGCAGGAGCCGTACACAGGAAATGGAGAACACCCAATAGTGTGCATATTACGCGTGGTACTTCTGGGGCCGATGGCATAGGAAAAACGACAGCGATTCGTTCTCTGTGCGGAGATCTGATGGTCGATTGCGACGTTCCCAATATGGATCCCAGCTCTGCTGCCAAGGAGAATACAACGGTTGGCGCCGATTTTGGGATAGTGGATTTAGACGACGGTGAGCAACTTCATATCTACGGCAGCCCGGGACAGGATCGTTTCGATTTCGTGCGTGGTTGGCTGCTCTCCATGGCGATTGGCGTGATTGTCATGGTCGACGCCAATGAAGCGAACGCGGTCCGCACGGCGGAGCAATACCTTCAAACTGTTTATTCCGTTTCCGAAGACATGCCGTGCATGCTGCTGTTGGCTCGCCCTGTCAGCGCCGATGTGAGCAACCGGTTTGCGTCGCAACTGACGACCGCACTGGGTATCGCCGTCCCAATGATTACAGCAGATGTGCGCGAACGATCACAAATGCTTGATGCACTGGATATTTTTTCATCTCTGCTGGCAGCAATATAAATTCACACACAAAAAATGAAAGCCGATCTCGCTTCCGCAGCCTTCGCTGCTCGTCATGTATTCAGCCAAATTGACTTGCCTCAAAACAGCATTTCAACAATGGTCATGACCACTTTGGACGGGCAAGAAATCGCTATCCATGACCCAGGACACAAATACAGTGCCGCCCGTCTTTCTGCAATGACCAGCTCCCTGGTCGCCATCGCACGCTCGCTGGGCAAAGAGGTTGACTTCGATGGCTGTGATCGTTTGGTGCTTGAAACCCCGAAAGGAAAAATCATTTTTCGCCCGATCGGCCATAAGTACCCTTTTTTGCTCTGCGTTGTAGTCAACCAGGACGCCATTCTAGGACACACCATATGGACGGTCGATAAAATCGTCAGCAATTTTATCCAGCAGCTAATTCTCAGCCATTGATGCAATTTAATGCATCACCGGCGTTGGTCGGCCGGCGGTGATGTATCTACTCCGTTCAACGCCACTACCTATAAAAGTCAGGGAAAAATATGAGTAACATGAAAATTATTATTGATTCACTACTGATTGTCGATGGCATGCTAGCGGCAGCAATTGTCGATAGCAACAGTGGAATGATTCTGGGTTCCGGCGGCAGCGGCGTTGATCTGGACTTGGCAGCCGCTGGTAACACCGAAGTAATGCGTGCCAAATTGAAGACCATGAAGAGCCTTGGCCTGAATGACAACATCGAAGATGTCTTGATTACTCTAGGTAAGCAGTACCACATACTGCGGCCTATAGAGAAGCACGAAGGCCTGTTTATCTACGTGGTGCTGGACAAAGGGAAATCCAATCTGGCGT
This DNA window, taken from Collimonas arenae, encodes the following:
- a CDS encoding roadblock/LC7 domain-containing protein, with product MKADLASAAFAARHVFSQIDLPQNSISTMVMTTLDGQEIAIHDPGHKYSAARLSAMTSSLVAIARSLGKEVDFDGCDRLVLETPKGKIIFRPIGHKYPFLLCVVVNQDAILGHTIWTVDKIVSNFIQQLILSH
- a CDS encoding GTPase, with product MVDCDVPNMDPSSAAKENTTVGADFGIVDLDDGEQLHIYGSPGQDRFDFVRGWLLSMAIGVIVMVDANEANAVRTAEQYLQTVYSVSEDMPCMLLLARPVSADVSNRFASQLTTALGIAVPMITADVRERSQMLDALDIFSSLLAAI